Proteins encoded in a region of the Scyliorhinus canicula chromosome 2, sScyCan1.1, whole genome shotgun sequence genome:
- the LOC119962323 gene encoding histidine-rich protein PFHRP-II-like, with product MPVTREEEQERGREAVQAAAEEHAAEEHAAEEHATEEHVTEEHVAEEHAAEEHAAEEHAAEEHVTEEHVAEEHAAEEHVAEEHAAEEHAAEEHVAEEHAAEEHVAEEHVTEEHVAEEHVAEEQAAEEHVAEEHAAEEHAAEEHVTEEHVAEEHVAEEHVTEEHVAEEHVAEEHAAEEHVAEEHAAEEHAAEEHVTEEHVAEEHVAEEHVTEEHVAEEHAAEEHVAEEHATEEHAAEEHVTEEHAAEEHVTEEHAAEEHAAEEHVTEEHVAEEHAAEEHVAEEHAAEEHAAEEHVAEEHAAEEHATEEHVTEEHVTEEHAAEGHAAEGHAAEEHVAEEHVTEEHAAEGHAAEGQAAAAKAVYKSFLPIDEFRTASAFQSSLMYHLENEEH from the exons ATGCCAGTGACACGG gaggaggagcaggaacgTGGCAGAGAGGCGgtgcaggctgccgcagaggagcatgccgcagaggAGCATGCTGCAGAGGAGCATGCTACAGAGGAGCATGTCACAGAGGAGCATGTCGCAGAGGAGCATGCTGCAGAGGAGCATGCTGCAGAGGAGCATGCTGCAGAGGAGCATGTCACAGAGGAGCATGTCGCAGAGGAGCATGCTGCAGAGGAGCATGTCGCagaggagcatgccgcagaggAGCATGCTGCAGAGGAGCATGTCGCagaggagcatgccgcagaggaacatgTCGCAGAGGAGCATGTCACAGAGGAGCATGTCGCAGAGGAGCATGTCGCAGAGGAGCAAGCTGCAGAGGAGCATGTCGCagaggagcatgccgcagaggAGCATGCTGCAGAGGAGCATGTCACAGAGGAGCATGTCGCAGAGGAGCATGTCGCAGAGGAGCATGTCACAGAGGAGCATGTCGCAGAGGAGCATGTCGCAGAGGAGCATGCTGCAGAGGAGCATGTCGCagaggagcatgccgcagaggAGCATGCTGCAGAGGAGCATGTCACAGAGGAGCATGTCGCAGAGGAGCATGTCGCAGAGGAGCATGTCACAGAGGAGCATGTCGCagaggagcatgccgcagaggAGCATGTCGCAGAGGAGCATGCCACagaggagcatgccgcagaggAGCATGTCACAGAGGAGCATGCTGCAGAGGAGCATGTCACagaggagcatgccgcagaggAGCATGCTGCAGAGGAGCATGTCACAGAGGAGCATGTCGCagaggagcatgccgcagaggAGCATGTCGCAGAGGAGCATGCTGCAGAGGAGCATGCTGCAGAGGAGCATGTCGCagaggagcatgccgcagaggAGCATGCCACAGAGGAGCATGTCACAGAGGAGCATGTCACAGAGGAGCATGCTGCAGAGGggcatgccgcagaggggcatGCCGCAGAGGAGCATGTCGCAGAGGAGCATGTCACAGAGGAGCATGCTGCAGAGGGgcatgctgcagaggggcaggcggcAGCTGCCAAGGCTG